Below is a genomic region from Methylobacterium sp. FF17.
TTAAGCCTTGGCGTTCAGGGCGTCCTTCACGAACCCGCTCGCCTTGGCGAAGTCCATGCGGCCCGCATAGGCGCCCTTCAGGGCGGCGATGACCTTGCCCATGTCCTTCGGCCCGGCGGCACCGGTTTCGGCCACGGCCTTGTCGATCGCCGCGCGGGTTTCGGCCTCGTCCATCTGCTGCGGCAGGAAGCCGGCGATGATCGCGACCTCGTTGCGCTCGTTCTCGGCGAGTTCGGGACGGCCGCCCTGGTCGTAGACCGCGGCCGATTCGTTGCGCTGCTTGATCATCTTCTGGAGGAGCGCGAGGATGTCCTCTTCGGAGGCAGGCTCCTTGCCGAGGCCCCGCGCCTCGATGTCCTTATCCTTGAGGGCGGCCTGAATCATCCGGACGGTGGCGAGCTTCGCCTTGTCGCCGGCCTTCATGGCCTCCTTCATCTCGGTGGTGAGGCGGGCGCGCAGCATCGTGTGACTCCTGACAAGTGGACCCCGGGCGGCGCATCGACGGCGTGGTCTGCGAATTGCTGCGCGAACCGGGGTTCTTGAGACGCGCCGACGCGAGGGCCACATTGACCCTGACGCGGCACGCTCGCTATGAGCGCCGCACGATAAGCCGCCCGCATGCGCCCTCACGGCGCCGGGATCGGCCGGACATAAGCGAGATCACGCCGATGCTGCAAGATGAAGGCGTCCACACGCCTGCCGTGCCCGCGCCCCCCGCCCCCTGGGCCGAGCCCCTGGCCACCGCGCTCCTCGTCCTCGCCGACGGGACCGTGCTGGAGGGTTTCGGCATCGGCCAGACCGGAATCGCCGACGGCGAAGTCTGCTTCAATACCGCGATGACGGGCTATCAGGAGATCCTGACCGACCCGTCCTACGCGGGCCAGATCGTCACCTTCACCTTCCCGCATATCGGCAACACCGGCACCAACGACGAGGACCTCGAGAGCCTGGACGCAGCCCCGGCCTCCGGCGTCCGCGGCACCGTGATCGCCTCCGCGGTGACCAACCCGTCGAGCTGGCGCTCGTCGAGCCATCTCGACGCCTGGCTGAAGGCACGCGGCATCGTGGGCATCACCGGGGTCGACACCCGGGCGCTCACCGCCCTGATCCGCGACCATGGCATGCCGAACGCGATCATTGCCAACGATCCGGAGGGACGCTTCGACCGCGAGGCCCTGAAGGCCCGCGCCGCCGCGCTCGCGCCGATGGAAGGCCTCGACCTCGTGCCGCCGGTCACCAGCCGCGAGCGCTCGGAATGGTCGCAGACGACCTGGGGGGTCAAGGGCGGCTACGGCGACCGCAAGCCGGGCACCGGCCTCAAGGTGGTGGCCATCGACTACGGCGTGAAGCGCAACATCCTGCGTCTCCTGGCCGAGGCCGGCTGCGACGTCACGGTGGTGCCGGCCACGACCACCGCCGAAGAGATCATGGCGATGAAGCCGGACGGCGTGTTCCTGTCGAACGGCCCCGGCGACCCGGCCGCCACCGGCGAATACGCCGTGCCGGTGATCCGGGCGCTCCTCGCCGAGAAGGTCCCGACCTTCGGCATCTGCCTCGGACACCAGCTGATGGGTCTCGCCCTCGGCGGCCGCACCGTGAAGATGGCGCAGGGGCACCATGGCGCGAACCATCCGGTCAAGGACAAGACCACCGGCAAGGTCGAGATCGTCTCGATGAACCACGGCTTCGCGGTGGACCCGGCGAGCCTGCCCGAGACCGCCCTGGAAACCCACGTCTCGCTCTTCGACGGCTCGAATTGCGGTCTCACCCTCACCGATCGCCCCGCCTTCTCGGTGCAGCACCACCCCGAGGCGTCGCCGGGCCCCCGTGACAGCCACTACCTGTTCGAGCGCTTCGTCGCCCTGATGAAGGCCGGTACGCCCGAGACGCTGATCACCACGGCCGAGTGAGGCCCTGGACCGGAGGCGTCGCTCGCGTCTCCGGTCTGCCCGTCCCTGTATGCGCAGCGCGAACCACGAAATGGTTCCCGTCGCGTCACAAAAAATCCGGCATTCCCGGGCATCCCCGCTCCGTCAACGGCGCACCGACGACCGCAAGGGTCGCCGCGTGATCGCATCCGGAATCTCGGCGGGGACCAGCCCATGACCTTCGACGACGCGCGCGACGACTTCTCGCGCCTGCATCGGCTCTTCACCTTCCATCTCGGGGTGGCCGTCACCCTCGCGTGGATGACCGCGCTCTACTCCGCCTGCTACGCCCCTTGGGTCCGCAACATCCGCGCGCTGATCGATCCCGCCGCCGGCCTCGACCGCATCGAGAGCACCTGGTCGTTCCTGTTCGCCCTGCCCGTCGTCATGACGCTGGCCTGGATCGGCCTGTTCTTCGGCCGCGAGATGCTGCGCCGGAGCCAGACCCTATCGAATGCCGCCCTCGAATTCGCCGCCGCGGCCCTGGTCGCCTTCGGCGTGTTCTACGTTGCCATCGATCGGGCGGTCTCAGCGCTTTACCTCGGCGTTTAATCCAGCACGCCTTTCGCCGTTCGGCATACGCGCCCTTCCAAACATGGCATGCTGCGTGTAAGGCCCAAGATCAACGACAATCCACGCCGCTTGCGCCCCCTCGCCCGTGCCGCCGTTCCGGCACCGTGTAAGGCCGGGCGCGCGTGCCTGCAGCCAAGGCGCCCGATGCCGAAACGCACCGACATTTCCTCGATCCTGATCATCGGTGCGGGGCCGATCGTCATCGGTCAGGCCTGCGAGTTCGATTACTCCGGGACGCAGGCCTGCAAGGCCCTGCGCGAGGAGGGCTACCGGATCGTGCTGGTGAATTCGAACCCGGCCACGATCATGACCGACCCGGACATGGCGGACGCGACCTATGTCGAGCCGATCACCCCGGAGATCGTCGCCAAGATCATCGAGAAGGAACGCTACGCGGTTCCCGGCGGCTTCGCGCTGCTGCCCACCATGGGCGGCCAGACCGCGCTGAACTGCGCCCTGTCGCTCAAGAAGATGGGTGTGCTCGAGAAGTTCGACGTCCAGATGATCGGCGCCACCACCGAGGCGATCGACAAGGCCGAAGACCGCCACCTCTTCCGTGACGCCATGACGAAGATCGGCCTGGAGACGCCGAAATCGGCGCTGGCGAACGCATCGGCCGCCAAGAAGGCCGATCGCCAGAAGTATCTGGCCGAGATCGCCCGCATCGAAGCGGCGAACGAAGGCGAGGCGCGCGTCGCGGCGCTCGCCGCCTTCGAGAAGATTTGGCACAGGGGCGAGTCGGATCGGCGCAAGCGCTACGGCGAACACGCCATCGGGCAGGCGCTGATCGCGCTGGCCGAAGTCGGGCTGCCGGCGATCATCCGCCCCTCCTTCACCATGGGCGGTACCGGCGGCGGCATCGCCTATAACCGCGAGGAATTCCTCGACATCGTCGAGCGTGGCATCGACGCCTCGCCGACGAACGAGGTCCTGATCGAGGAGAGCGTCCTCGGCTGGAAGGAATACGAGATGGAGGTCGTTCGCGATAAGAACGACAACTGCATCATCGTCTGCTCCATCGAGAACATCGACCCGATGGGCGTCCACACGGGCGATTCCATCACCGTCGCGCCGGCCCTGACGCTGACCGACAAGGAATATCAGGTGATGCGCGATGCGTCGCTCGCGGTGCTGCGCGAGATCGGCGTCGAGACCGGCGGCTCGAACGTGCAGTTCGCCATCGACCCGGCCACTGGCCGGATGATCGTCATCGAGATGAACCCGCGCGTCTCGCGGTCTTCCGCCCTGGCGTCCAAGGCCACCGGGTTCCCGATCGCCAAGGTCGCGGCCAAGCTCGCGGTGGGTTACACCCTCGACGAGATCGCCAACGACATCACGGGCGGCGCCACCCCGGCCTCCTTCGAGCCTTCGATCGACTACGTCGTCACCAAGATCCCCCGCTTCGCCTTCGAGAAGTTCCCCGGGGCCGAGCCGACGCTGACCACCGCCATGAAGTCGGTGGGCGAGGCCATGGCCATCGGCCGCTGCTTTGCCGAATCCCTACAGAAGGCCCTGCGCTCCCTGGAGACCGGCCTCACGGGCCTCGACGAGATCGAGATCGAGGGCCTCGGCAAGGGCGACGATCACAACGCCATCAAGGCGGCGCTGGGCACCCCGACGCCGGACCGGCTCCTCAAGGTGGGCCAGGCGCTGCGCCTCGGCGTCAGCCACGAGGAGGTGCACGCCTCCTGCAAGATCGACCCGTGGTTCCTGGAGCAGCTCCAGGCGATCGTGGACCTGGAGAACCGGGTCAAGGCGCACGGCATCCCCAAGACGCCGGGCGCCCTGCGCCAGCTCAAGGCCGCCGGCTTCTCCGATGCCCGTCTGGCCGTCCTGGCCAAGACCGACGAGGCGAGCGTGCGCGCCGCGCGCCGCGCGCTCGACGTCCGCCCCGTCTTCAAGCGCATCGACACCTGCGCGGCCGAGTTCCAGGCCCCCACCGCCTACATGTACTCGACCTACGTGGCGCCCTTCGCCGGCACCGTGGTGGACGAGGCGCGCCCGACGGATGCCAAGAAGGTCATCATCCTCGGCGGTGGCCCGAACCGGATCGGCCAGGGCATCGAGTTCGACTACTGCTGCTGCCACGCCTGCTTCGCGCTGACCGAGGCCGGGTACGAGACCATCATGGTCAACTGCAACCCGGAGACGGTCTCCACCGACTACGACACCTCGGACCGGCTCTACTTCGAGCCGCTGACGGAGGAGGATGTCCTCGAGATCATCGAGACCGAGCGTCAGGCGGGCACGCTCCACGGCGTCATCGTGCAGTTCGGCGGGCAGACCCCGCTGAAGCTCGCCCGTGCCCTCGAAGCCGCCGGCGTGCCGATCCTCGGCACCTCCCCGGACGCCATCGACCTCGCCGAGGATCGCGACCAGTTCAAGCGCCTCCTCGACAAGCTCGGGATGAAGCAGCCCAAGAACGGCATCGCCTACTCGGTGGAGCAGAGCCGGCTCATCGCCTCGGACCTCGGCCTGCCCTTCGTGGTGCGCCCGAGCTACGTGCTCGGCGGCCGCGCCATGGCGATCATCCGCGACGAGGCCCAGTTCGCCGACTACCTTCTCGACACACTGCCGAGCCTGATCCCCTCGGACGTCAAGGCGCGCTACCCCAACGACAAGACGGGGCAGATCAACACGGTGCTGGGCAAGAACCCGCTGCTGTTCGACCGCTACCTGTCGGATGCCACCGAGATCGATGTCGACGCGATCTGCGACGGCAAGGACGTGTTCATCGCCGGCATCATGGAGCACATCGAGGAGGCCGGCATCCACTCGGGCGATTCCGCCTGCTCCCTGCCCTCGCGCTCCCTGTCGCCGGAGATCATCGCAGAGCTCGAGCGCCAGACCAAGGCGATGGCCCTGGCCCTGAAGGTCGGTGGCCTGATGAACGTCCAGTACGCGATCAAGGACGGCGTGATCTACGTGCTGGAGGTGAATCCGCGCGCCTCGCGCACGGTCCCGTTCGTCGCCAAGGTGATCGGCGAACCGATCGCCAAGATCGCGGCGCGCGTCATGTCCGGCGAATCGCTGGCGAGCTTCGATCTCCGGCCGAAGGTCCTGGAGCACATCGCGGTCAAGGAAGCGGTCTTCCCCTTCGCCCGCTTCCCCGGCGTGGACGTGCTGCTCGGCCCCGAGATGCGCTCCACCGGAGAGGTCATCGGCCTCGATTCCAGCTTCGGCGTCGCCTTCGCCAAGAGCCAGCTCGGGTCCGGCACCCTGGTGCCGAAGGACGGTGCGGTGTTCGTCTCGGTGCGTGATGCCGACAAGGCGCGCATCCTGCCGGCCATCCGCCTGCTCGCGGAACTCGGCTTCACCATCGTCGCCACGGGCGGGACGCAACGCTATCTCGCGGACCAGGGCGTGCCGACGGAGCGGGTGAACAAGGTGTTGGAGGGCCGGCCGCACGTGGTCGATTCGATCAAGAACGGCGACATCCAGCTGGTGTTCAACACCACGGAGGGCGCCGGTGCCCTCTCGGACTCGCGCTCGCTCCGGCGCGCTGCCCTCTTGCATAAAGTGCCGTACTACACCACTCTTGCGGGAGCGATGGCGGCGGCCGAGGGGATCAAGGCCTATCTCGGAGGCGATCTTAAGGTCCGCGCCTTGCAGGAATACTTCGCGGCCTGAATCATCGCGCGGCTTCCGTCTTGGCGGATGCCGTGCCGTTTGCGGTTCAGGACTTTCTTACTCTGGCCCGGAGGGAGCGCGGTGCTCCTGGCCGGGCCTATTCATTGTGGCGCGAGACGATGACGATAGACAAGGTTCCGATGACGGTGCGCGGTTACGCAGCGCTGGAGGAGGAGTTGAAGCACCGCCAGCAGGTGGAGCGCCAGCGTATCATCCAGGCCATCGCCGAGGCCCGCGCCTTGGGCGACCTGTCGGAGAACGCCGAGTACCATGCCGCCAAGGAGGCGCAGTCCCACAACGAGGGCCGCGTGCTCGAACTGGAGAGCATGATCTCGCGCGCCGAGGTGATCGACGTCACCAAGCTCTCGGGCACGAAGATCAAGTTCGGCGCCACCGTGAAGCTCCTCGACGAGGATACCGAGGAGGAGAAGACCTACCAGCTCGTCGGCGAGCCGGAAGCCGATGTCCGCTCGGGCCTCGTCTCGATCACCTCGCCCATCGCCCGCGCGCTGATCGGCAAGGGCGTCGGCGACACCGTGGAGGTGACGACCCCGGGT
It encodes:
- a CDS encoding GatB/YqeY domain-containing protein, with the translated sequence MLRARLTTEMKEAMKAGDKAKLATVRMIQAALKDKDIEARGLGKEPASEEDILALLQKMIKQRNESAAVYDQGGRPELAENERNEVAIIAGFLPQQMDEAETRAAIDKAVAETGAAGPKDMGKVIAALKGAYAGRMDFAKASGFVKDALNAKA
- the carA gene encoding glutamine-hydrolyzing carbamoyl-phosphate synthase small subunit; this encodes MLQDEGVHTPAVPAPPAPWAEPLATALLVLADGTVLEGFGIGQTGIADGEVCFNTAMTGYQEILTDPSYAGQIVTFTFPHIGNTGTNDEDLESLDAAPASGVRGTVIASAVTNPSSWRSSSHLDAWLKARGIVGITGVDTRALTALIRDHGMPNAIIANDPEGRFDREALKARAAALAPMEGLDLVPPVTSRERSEWSQTTWGVKGGYGDRKPGTGLKVVAIDYGVKRNILRLLAEAGCDVTVVPATTTAEEIMAMKPDGVFLSNGPGDPAATGEYAVPVIRALLAEKVPTFGICLGHQLMGLALGGRTVKMAQGHHGANHPVKDKTTGKVEIVSMNHGFAVDPASLPETALETHVSLFDGSNCGLTLTDRPAFSVQHHPEASPGPRDSHYLFERFVALMKAGTPETLITTAE
- the carB gene encoding carbamoyl-phosphate synthase large subunit; the protein is MPKRTDISSILIIGAGPIVIGQACEFDYSGTQACKALREEGYRIVLVNSNPATIMTDPDMADATYVEPITPEIVAKIIEKERYAVPGGFALLPTMGGQTALNCALSLKKMGVLEKFDVQMIGATTEAIDKAEDRHLFRDAMTKIGLETPKSALANASAAKKADRQKYLAEIARIEAANEGEARVAALAAFEKIWHRGESDRRKRYGEHAIGQALIALAEVGLPAIIRPSFTMGGTGGGIAYNREEFLDIVERGIDASPTNEVLIEESVLGWKEYEMEVVRDKNDNCIIVCSIENIDPMGVHTGDSITVAPALTLTDKEYQVMRDASLAVLREIGVETGGSNVQFAIDPATGRMIVIEMNPRVSRSSALASKATGFPIAKVAAKLAVGYTLDEIANDITGGATPASFEPSIDYVVTKIPRFAFEKFPGAEPTLTTAMKSVGEAMAIGRCFAESLQKALRSLETGLTGLDEIEIEGLGKGDDHNAIKAALGTPTPDRLLKVGQALRLGVSHEEVHASCKIDPWFLEQLQAIVDLENRVKAHGIPKTPGALRQLKAAGFSDARLAVLAKTDEASVRAARRALDVRPVFKRIDTCAAEFQAPTAYMYSTYVAPFAGTVVDEARPTDAKKVIILGGGPNRIGQGIEFDYCCCHACFALTEAGYETIMVNCNPETVSTDYDTSDRLYFEPLTEEDVLEIIETERQAGTLHGVIVQFGGQTPLKLARALEAAGVPILGTSPDAIDLAEDRDQFKRLLDKLGMKQPKNGIAYSVEQSRLIASDLGLPFVVRPSYVLGGRAMAIIRDEAQFADYLLDTLPSLIPSDVKARYPNDKTGQINTVLGKNPLLFDRYLSDATEIDVDAICDGKDVFIAGIMEHIEEAGIHSGDSACSLPSRSLSPEIIAELERQTKAMALALKVGGLMNVQYAIKDGVIYVLEVNPRASRTVPFVAKVIGEPIAKIAARVMSGESLASFDLRPKVLEHIAVKEAVFPFARFPGVDVLLGPEMRSTGEVIGLDSSFGVAFAKSQLGSGTLVPKDGAVFVSVRDADKARILPAIRLLAELGFTIVATGGTQRYLADQGVPTERVNKVLEGRPHVVDSIKNGDIQLVFNTTEGAGALSDSRSLRRAALLHKVPYYTTLAGAMAAAEGIKAYLGGDLKVRALQEYFAA
- the greA gene encoding transcription elongation factor GreA: MDKVPMTVRGYAALEEELKHRQQVERQRIIQAIAEARALGDLSENAEYHAAKEAQSHNEGRVLELESMISRAEVIDVTKLSGTKIKFGATVKLLDEDTEEEKTYQLVGEPEADVRSGLVSITSPIARALIGKGVGDTVEVTTPGGGKSYEVVAVQYG